The proteins below are encoded in one region of Engystomops pustulosus chromosome 8, aEngPut4.maternal, whole genome shotgun sequence:
- the MCM6 gene encoding DNA replication licensing factor MCM6, with product MDVAENNVTAAAAAAQQVRDEVAEKCQKLLQDFLEEFQNADGEIKYKSDAEELIRPERNTLLVSFQDLEQYNQQLATTVQEEFYRVYPYLCRSVRAFARDHSNVPQNKEFYLAFQDLPTRHKIRELTTPRIGSLMRISGQVVRTHPVHPELVSGTFLCLDCQTLVKDVEQQFKYTQPSICRNPVCANRRRFMLDTNKSRFVDFQKVRIQETQAELPRGSIPRSVEIILRAEAVESCQAGDRCDFTGCLIVVPDVAQLATPGVRSETSSRVGGTEGYEAEGVRGLRALGVRDLSYRLVFLACYVAPTNPRFGGKDLHEEDMTAESIKNQMSTKEWEKVFEMSQDKNLYHNLCTSLFPTVHGNDEVKRGILLMLFGGVPKTTMEGTSLRGDINVCIVGDPSTAKSQFLKHVEEFSPRAVYTSGKASSAAGLTAAVVKDEESHEFVIEAGALMLADNGVCCIDEFDKMDLKDQVAIHEAMEQQTISITKAGVKATLNARTSILAAANPVGGRYERSKSLKQNVNLSAPIMSRFDLFFILVDECNEVTDYAIARRIVDLHARIEESIDRVYTLDEVRRYLLFARQFKPKISKDSENFIVEQYKRLRQRDGSGVTKSAWRITVRQLESMIRLSEAMARMHCSDEVHPKHVKEAFRLLNKSIIRVETPDVNLDQDDEMEVSEPQEEVNGDAGVPNGHVNGINGHADSEPKEPAPKPTLRLSFTEYKRISNLLVLQLRKMEDEDESSQKRSDLINWYLKEIESEIDSEEELVNRKQIIEKVIHRLVHYDQILIELSQSGLKGSEEEVDGSKEEDPYLVVNPNYILED from the exons ATGGACGTAGCCGAGAATAACGTGACCGCCGCGGCCGCCGCCGCTCAGCAAGTGAGGGATGAGGTGGCGGAGAAGTGCCAGAAGCTGTTACAGGACTTCTTGGAGGA GTTCCAAAATGCAGATGGAGAAATAAAGTACAAGAGTGACGCAGAGGAGCTGATCCGCCCGGAGAGGAACACGCTGCTGGTCAGCTTCCAGGACCTGGAGCAGTACAACCAGCAGCTGGCCACCACCGTCCAGGAGGAGTTCTACAG GGTGTATCCGTACCTGTGCAGATCCGTCAGGGCCTTTGCCAGAGATCACAGCAATGTGCCCCAAAACAAGGAGTTCTACCTGGCTTTCCAAGACCTTCCAACCCGACACAA GATCAGAGAGCTGACCACCCCTCGCATCGGCTCCCTGATGAGGATCAGCGGTCAGGTGGTGCGCACTCACCCCGTGCACCCGGAGCTGGTCAGCGGCACCTTCTTGTGTCTGGATTGTCAGACACTGGTTAAAGATGTGGAGCAGCAGTTCAAGTACACACAGCCCAGTATCTGCAGGAACCCGGTGTGTGCCAACAGGAGGAGGTTCATGCTGGACACCAACAAGTCCCGATTTGTCGATTTCCAGAAG GTGCGGATCCAGGAGACGCAGGCCGAGCTCCCACGTGGTAGTATTCCACGTAGTGTTGAGATAATTTTACGTGCAGAAGCTGTGGAGTCGTGTCAGGCCGGAGACAGGTGTGACTTCACAGGGTGTCTGATAGTCGTCCCTGATGTCGCTCAGCTCGCTACTCCAG GTGTCCGTTCGGAGACCAGTTCCCGGGTCGGAGGAACTGAGGGCTATGAAGCTGAAGGAGTCCGTGGTCTTCGTGCCCTTGGAGTTAGAGATTTATCCTACAGACTCGTCTTCTTGGCTTGTTATGTTGCTCCTACAAACCCCAGA TTTGGTGGTAAAGATCTCCATGAAGAAGATATGACTGCAGAGAGCATCAAGAACCAAATGTCTACAAAGGAATGGGAGAAAGTGTTTGAAATGAGCCAAGATAAAAACCTGTACCACAACCTGTGCACCAGCCTCTTCCCCACTGTGCACG GCAATGACGAGGTGAAGAGAGGCATCTTACTCATGCTGTTTGGTGGGGTCCCTAAGACCACCATGGAGGGCACCTCACTACGTGGTGACATTAACGTGTGCATTGTCGGAGATCCGAGTACGGCCAAGAGTCAGTTCCTCAA GCATGTGGAGGAGTTCAGTCCCCGGGCAGTGTATACCAGCGGGAAGGCGTCCAGCGCTGCCGGTCTGACCGCGGCCGTAGTAAAAGACGAAGAGTCTCACGAGTTTGTGATAGAGGCCGGAGCGCTGATGTTAGCAGACAAT GGTGTATGTTGCATCGACGAGTTTGACAAGATGGATCTCAAGGACCAAGTTGCGATCCACGAAGCGATGGAACAGCAAACCATTTCCATCACCAAAGCCGGAGTGAAG GCGACGCTCAATGCCAGGACGTCCATCTTGGCTGCTGCAAATCCCGTTGGGGGACGTTACGAAAGATCGAAGTCTCTGAAACAAAACGTGAACTTGTCTGCTCCAATCATGTCCAGATTTGACCTTTTCTTCATCCTGGTTGATGAATGTAATGAG GTGACAGATTACGCCATTGCCCGACGTATAGTGGATCTCCACGCCAGGATTGAAGAGTCCATAGACAGAGTGTACACCCTCGATGAAGTCCGCAGATATCTGCTCTTTGCCCGCCAGTTCAAGCCTAAA ATCTCCAAAGACTCAGAGAATTTTATAGTGGAACAGTACAAGCGCCTGCGCCAGAGAGACGGCTCCGGTGTCACCAAATCTGCATGGAGGATCACGGTGCGACAGCTGGAGAGCATGATCCGTCTGTCCGAGGCCATGGCCAGGATGCACTGCAGCGACGAG GTTCACCCAAAACACGTGAAGGAAGCCTTCCGGTTACTGAACAAGTCTATTATCCGGGTTGAGACTCCGGATGTGAACTTGGATCAGGACGATGAAATGGAGGTGTCGGAGCCCCAGGAGGAAGTGAATG GTGATGCTGGAGTACCCAACGGGCATGTAAATGGTATAAACGGCCACGCTGACAGCGAGCCCAAGGAGCCGGCGCCTAAGCCTACCCTGCGACTCAGCTTCACAGAATACAAGAGGATCTCCAACCTGCTGGTCCTGCAGCTGCGGAAGATGGAAG ATGAGGATGAATCTTCCCAGAAGAGAAGTGACCTTATTAACTGGTACCTGAAGGAGATCGAATCAGAAATAGACTCTGAAGAAGAACTTGTGAACCGCAAGCAAATCATCGAGAAAGTGATTCACCGACTTGTTCATTAT GATCAGATCTTGATTGAGTTATCACAGAGCGGCCTGAAGGGCTCAGAAGAAGAGGTGGACGGCTCCAAGGAAGAGGATCCGTACCTGGTTGTCAACCCCAACTACATCCTGGAGGACTAG